From Camelina sativa cultivar DH55 chromosome 20, Cs, whole genome shotgun sequence, the proteins below share one genomic window:
- the LOC104768345 gene encoding josephin-like protein, with protein MSRRGSKRVSFSPESEEANDEPIFPTHTGLSSSRHGRRRVVVGILSFGVSSSPAARRLLRRIGAGVGKTFRFVSFGKKSNNTKTTLSSSSFSCSSSSYSSSSIYLAKSKSLNESESHRAEAIEDCIEFLNSCSSMSRSNSISTWSC; from the coding sequence ATGTCTCGAAGAGGATCCAAAAGAGTGAGCTTTAGTCCGGAATCAGAAGAAGCAAACGACGAACCAATCTTTCCAACACACACCGGTCTCAGCTCATCACGGCATGGTCGTCGGAGGGTCGTCGTCGGAATTCTCAGTTTTGGCGTCAGTAGCTCGCCGGCAGCAAGGAGATTACTCCGGCGTATAGGAGCAGGAGTCGGTAAAACGTTTCGTTTTGTATCTTTCGGAAAGAAGAGTAATAACACGAAAACGACACTGTCGTCTTCGTCTTTTTCTTGCTCTTCCTCATCTTACTCTTCGTCGTCTATTTATCTGGCCAAGTCAAAGTCTCTAAACGAATCGGAGTCTCACCGTGCAGAAGCTATTGAGGACTGCATAGAGTTCTTAAACTCTTGTTCTTCTATGTCGAGATCAAACTCGATCTCCACGTGGTCTTGCTAA
- the LOC104768346 gene encoding sulfoquinovosyl transferase SQD2-like, translating to MTCSSSLFINLSLSPPPSLLPSTTIINTNINTCSSPRSSFVSCHHQRLPPTSFLRNKTKLIRRDAVVSAVSASGSDDMTITEVRDDNESEIDAPLLDPESLSKPRRIALFVEPSPFAYVSGYKNRFQNFIRYLREMGDEVIVVTTHEGVPDEFYGAKVIGSRSFPCPYYQKVPLSLALSPRIISEIARFKPDIIHASSPGIMVFGALAIAKMLSVPIVMSYHTHVPVYIPRYTFSWLVKPMWSIIRFLHRAADLTLVPSAAIGKDLIAAGATAANQLRLWNKGVDSESFNPRFRSQEMRIRLSNGEPEKPLVIHVGRIGVEKSLELLKSVMDKLPEARIAFIGDGPYKEDLEKLFTGMPAVFTGMLQGDELSQAYASGDVFVMPSESETLGLVVLEAMASGLPVVAARAGGIPDIIPEDQEGKTGFLFNPGDVEDCVTKLRNLLHDSETREIIGKAAREETEKYDWRAATTKIRNEQYSAAIWFWRKKKVQVLGPINWLVKRLFPVPEVNV from the exons atgacctgttcttcttctctctttataaatctttctctatctcctcctccttctttgcTTCCTAGCACGACCATCATCAACACCAACATCAACACTTGTTCTTCTCCCAGGTCTTCTTTTGTCTCGTGTCACCACCAGAGACTACCACCCACTAGCTTCCTTCGTAATAAAACTAAGCTGATCAGAAGAGACGCTGTTGTTTCGGCTGTTTCTGCTTCTGGGTCGGACGATATGACTATTACTGAAGTCAGGGATGATAACGAATCGGAGATTGACGCTCCGCTTCTTGATCCTGAGTCTCTCTCTAAGCCCAGGAGAATTGCTCTCTTTGTCGAGCCTTCCCCGTTTGC CTATGTCTCCGGTTACAAAAACAGATTCCAGAATTTCATTAGGTATCTGCGTGAAATGGGTGACGag GTTATAGTTGTGACCACACATGAAGGTGTTCCAGATGAGTTTTACGGAGCCAAAGTCATTGGATCAAGAAG CTTCCCTTGCCCTTATTACCAAAAGGTTCCCCTGTCACTTGCGCTTAGTCCAAGAATCATCTCTGAAATTGCACGGTTTAAGCCTGACATAATACACGCTTCATCTCCCGGGATAATG gtttttggtgCTCTGGCAATAGCAAAAATGCTATCTGTACCTATAGTAATGTCTTACCACACACACGTCCCTGT ATACATCCcaagatacacttttagttggTTGGTAAAACCAATGTGGTCTATAATCA GATTCCTTCACAGAGCGGCTGATCTTACACTAGTTCCTTCTGCTGCCATTGGAAAAGATCTTATAGCAGCTGGTGCAACTGCAG cTAATCAACTTCGACTTTGGAATAAGGGTGTTGATTCAGAAAGCTTCAATCCCCGTTTCCGTTCTCAAGAAATGCGTATAAGACTGAG CAATGGCGAACCAGAAAAGCCACTAGTGATCCATGTTGGTCGTATTGGCGTAGAAAAGAGTTTGGAGCTTCTAAAAAG TGTAATGGACAAATTACCTGAAGCTCGGATTGctttcattggagatggaccaTACAA AGAGGATCTTGAGAAGTTGTTTACCGGAATGCCAGCTGTTTTCACTGGAATGTTACAAGGTGATGAACTCTCACAAGCCTACGCAAGCGGAGATGTGTTTGTGATGCCATCAGAGTCAGAGACACTTGGTCTTGTGGTTCTTGAGGCAATGGCTTCAGGACTTCCTGTTGTTGCGGCCCGTGCCGGTGGAATCCCTGATATAATCCCTGAAGACCAG GAGGGAAAAACCGGGTTTCTGTTCAACCCTGGAGATGTTGAAGACTGCGTGACAAAGCTGAGAAATCTATTGCACGACAGTGAAACAAGAGAGATAATTGGAAAAGCGGCAAGAGAAGAAACGGAGAAATATGACTGGAGAGCAGCAACGACAAAGATACGCAATGAACAGTACAGTGCAGCGATTTGGTTCTGGAGGAAAAAGAAAGTACAGGTTTTGGGACCAATCAATTGGTTGGTTAAACGACTGTTTCCAGTGCCGGAAGTTAACGTGTAG
- the LOC104768347 gene encoding uncharacterized acetyltransferase At3g50280-like (The sequence of the model RefSeq protein was modified relative to this genomic sequence to represent the inferred CDS: added 69 bases not found in genome assembly): MPNSSVTEISKCIVHPEKKSTVSDLRLSVSDLPMLSCHYIQKGVLLTRPPSSSFSFSDLVSSLRRSLSSTLSLFPALAGRFSTSPAGHIYIVCNDAGVDFVSASAKRVRVSDLLVPGKDVPLLFREFFVFERLVSYNGHHKSLAAVQVTELEDGVFIGCTVNHSVTDGTSFWHFFNTFADVTSGACKIKHLPDFSRHTVFDSPAVLRVPPGGPRVTFDADQPLRERIFHFSRDAISKLKQRSNDYRVNGIETNDGKKCNGNGDINGNITTVLESILKSDASNNNKKNHHDRTAEISSFQSLSAQLWRSVTRARNLDPSKTTTFRMAVNCRHRLEPKMDPYYFGNAIQSIPTLASAGDLLSKDLRWSAEQLHRNVVAHDDATVRRGIAAWESDPRLFPLGNPDGASITMGSSPRFPMYDNDFGWGKPLAVRSGGANKFDGKISAFPGREGNGSVDLEVVLAPETMAGIEKDAEFMQYVSEVTYEC, translated from the exons atgccaAATAGTTCAGTAACAGAAATTTCAAAATGCATAGTGCATCCGGAGAAGAAGTCCACCGTCTCCGATCTCCGTCTCTCCGTCTCCGATCTCCCTATGCTCTCATGTCATTACATTCAAAAAGGCGTCCTCCTCACTCgccctccttcttcttccttctccttctccgacCTCGTCTCCTCTCTCCGCCGTTCTCTCTCctccactctctctcttttccctGCTCTAGCCGGTCGTTTCTCCACCAGTCCCGCCGGTCACATTTACATCGTCTGCAACGACGCCGGCGTTGATTTCGTCTCCGCTTCCGCCAAACGCGTCAGAGTCTCCGACCTTCTCGTCCCAGGTAAAGACGTTCCTCTCCTCTTCCGTGAGTTTTTCGTATTCGAGCGTCTCGTTAGTTACAACGGCCACCACAAGTCTCTCGCCGCCGTTCAAGTGACGGAGCTAGAAGACGGTGTTTTCATCGGATGCACCGTGAATCACTCCGTTACAGACGGAACCTCCTTTTGGCATTTCTTCAACACCTTCGCTGACGTCACCAGCGGCGCTTGTAAGATCAAACACCTTCCCGATTTCTCCCGTCACACCGTCTTCGACTCTCCGGCTGTTCTGCGAGTCCCTCCCGGTGGTCCGCGTGTCACTTTCGACGCCGATCAGCCTCTCCGGGAGAGGATTTTTCATTTCAGCAGAGACGCCATTTCCAAACTCAAACAGAGGAGCAACGATTACAGAGTTAACGGAATCGAAACCAACGACGGAAAGAAATGTAACGGTAACGGAGATATTAACGGAAATATAACAACCGTTCTGGAGAGTATTTTGAAATCGGATGcgagtaataataataagaagaatcaTCATGATCGAACGGCTGAGATTTCGTCGTTTCAATCTCTAAGCGCTCAGCTGTGGCGATCTGTTACAAGAGCTAGGAACCTCGATCCGAGCAAGACGACGACGTTTCGTATGGCGGTTAATTGCCGGCACAGGCTCGAGCCTAAGATGGATCCTTACTACTTCGGTAACGCGATACAGAGCATACCGACGTTGGCGTCCGCGGGAGATCTGCTGAGCAAAGATCTCCGGTGGTCCGCCGAACAATTACATAGAAACGTCGTGGCGCACGACGATGCGACGGTACGACGTGGAATCGCTGCTTGGGAAAGCGATCCGAGGCTGTTCCCTCTGGGGAATCCGGATGGAGCTTCGATTACGATGGGGAGCTCGCCGAGATTCCCGATGTACGACAACGATTTCGGATGGGGAAAGCCATTAGCGGTGAGG GATCTGGAAGTGGTTTTGGCGCCGGAGACTATGGCTGGGATTGAGAAGGATGCTGAGTTTATGCAATACGTATCAGAAGTCACTTACGAGTGTTGA